In a genomic window of Wyeomyia smithii strain HCP4-BCI-WySm-NY-G18 chromosome 1, ASM2978416v1, whole genome shotgun sequence:
- the LOC129718001 gene encoding uncharacterized protein LOC129718001: MEQIVNWIVYFLMILSIDRVCSYPTPNDILSGPEFLSMLMDAEVRSSKNSNNGGSGYIKRQSSPMTGHEYRGSRKFHHFYYDRSDAEDSILPIEALFTSQEDITRSGSRSYGLRSRYRTRNGKLLPRTTSTTEAVGEVTDLVVAASEISIGSSSTTDGEITESTTIIAELPTETDTLSSSTTVTSSINTSHIPQLEEKREERITSDFVDSTRSIQLNDGGRPINVNSFRSELTIEEIAPSIDRGIKTYEPDESSNVRSIASMAESEISRVQPIRGRMQRKQNPLTPRQTVIYHDKENEKDQPHSVSYSYIGESAPTIKTWKDIDEEYLKPAQQSENSTVKTVERSTSKPVFSEPAKIWSEPEKNYSEPAKVWSEPAKIYSEPAKFYSEPAKVYSEPARIYSEPAKVYSQPSSYWLTAYENPPAGPAGVSRPSTEKPADQPKRIVFNDLDKIPYDELNAPANAEERTSIHNAIGKFTPKQIHEPPKRLNYKPTPDPTEIVDPYVEQQDGQTGNAPAGVVRTLAPAVGSPDDSKVGYVVEGRNYRKYRVEEKTPDGFIVGEYGVLSHNDGNLRGVRYTADSDANPRLIYDALLKFLSL, from the coding sequence ATTTTATCCATCGATCGAGTCTGTAGTTATCCTACACCAAATGACATTCTGTCAGGACCAGAGTTCCTATCGATGCTCATGGATGCAGAAGTTCGAAGCAGTAAAAACAGTAACAACGGTGGCAGTGGCTACATCAAACGTCAATCTTCACCAATGACTGGCCACGAATACCGTGGATCACGAAAGTTCCATCACTTTTATTATGATCGAAGTGACGCTGAGGACAGTATTCTACCGATCGAAGCACTATTCACCTCCCAGGAGGACATAACACGAAGCGGATCTCGATCGTACGGGCTTCGTAGCAGGTACAGGACCAGGAACGGAAAATTGTTACCTCGTACGACTTCAACTACAGAAGCTGTAGGCGAAGTTACTGATTTGGTGGTTGCTGCTAGTGAAATCAGTATTGGGTCCAGCTCGACAACTGACGGGGAGATAACGGAGAGTACGACGATTATCGCAGAATTGCCAACCGAAACTGATACTCTGTCTAGCAGCACCACGGTAACCTCATCTATCAACACTAGTCATATTCCTCAGTTGGAAGAAAAACGGGAGGAAAGAATTACTTCTGATTTCGTGGATAGTACTAGATCAATACAATTGAACGATGGAGGACGGCCCATCAATGTGAACTCGTTTCGAAGTGAACTCACGATAGAAGAGATAGCACCATCTATTGATCGTGGGATTAAAACTTACGAACCCGATGAATCGAGTAATGTGCGAAGCATTGCTTCCATGGCAGAATCTGAAATATCCCGTGTTCAGCCAATCCGAGGGAGGATGCAACGGAAACAAAACCCGTTAACACCGCGACAAACGGTTATATATCATGACAAAGAAAACGAGAAAGATCAGCCCCACTCAGTGTCTTATAGTTACATTGGTGAATCGGCGCCGACCATAAAAACTTGGAAAGACATAGACGAGGAATATTTAAAACCAGCTCAACAATCGGAAAACAGCACTGTAAAAACAGTTGAACGTTCTACTAGTAAACCAGTCTTTTCAGAGCCGGCCAAAATTTGGTCAGAACCGGAGAAAAACTATAGTGAGCCGGCAAAAGTGTGGTCCGAGCCGGCGAAAATTTATTCCGAACCGGCAAAATTTTACTCGGAACCAGCGAAAGTGTATTCCGAGCCAGCTAGAATTTATTCGGAGCCTGCCAAGGTCTATTCCCAGCCGTCCAGTTACTGGCTAACGGCTTATGAAAATCCCCCTGCTGGCCCAGCTGGTGTTTCTCGCCCATCAACCGAAAAACCTGCTGATCAGCCGAAACGGATAGTTTTCAATGATTTGGATAAAATTCCTTATGACGAACTTAACGCACCAGCGAATGCCGAGGAACGAACATCCATCCATAATGCAATAGGAAAGTTCACCCCGAAGCAGATTCATGAGCCGCCGAAAAGGCTTAACTATAAACCAACACCGGATCCAACGGAGATTGTGGATCCGTATGTTGAACAGCAGGACGGCCAGACTGGAAATGCACCGGCTGGGGTAGTCCGAACTCTCGCTCCGGCTGTCGGATCACCCGACGACTCCAAAGTGGGTTATGTCGTCGAAGGCCGTAATTACCGCAAGTATCGCGTTGAAGAGAAAACACCGGACGGTTTTATTGTCGGTGAATATGGTGTGCTGAGTCATAACGACGGTAACCTGCGCGGAGTTCGCTATACTGCCGATTCCGATGCCAATCCTAGGTTGATATATGACGCGCTGCTAAAGTTTCTATCGCTGTGA